The following proteins are encoded in a genomic region of Sebastes fasciatus isolate fSebFas1 chromosome 14, fSebFas1.pri, whole genome shotgun sequence:
- the LOC141782405 gene encoding LIM domain only protein 7-like, with product MLSSLRDWRAVLCCCGKQYFDTCDRLSVSSSSGIHSGETQPPQQSFVRVDHHQRRPMSTDSLFGEIYDDSEDEDDDVGYADPVQDDLYSRKMGLKPQPVAKMSYDKFLPKFWTPEEDLHIQKIKMGSQRRPWYKKMQGFSYKKSGSSSDDSDCDISPWLSSAPSPSGPSPSHSHTHEAPAHTTLVVGKSPHFQAHTPPQLPKIQSPLLETPPLVFAPVDPASGPRLVKGERWPLLGRQDPREPPDSFDYESICPDLENDDMFTRRTLAFQSNTDLAMMKSQLPAKRRLYTSEPQLNIITQRHSSVSTDESDFPDIEEDDVVYRKEKTQQVQRPLSGAPDNYAPMPIPEPWALPPELKARLLCPPCPLTKEAAADKQNLTEKEETRPKTDDMLVRKLGVCSDQSQSSSSNQMAPSVPSSCSEGDLQRWQAIRVASQIRYKKRLMVERLAALKL from the exons ATGCTATCCTCTTTGCGTGACTGgcgtgctgtgctgtgctgctgCGGAAAACAATATTTTGACACGTGTGATCGGCTGTCTGTCTCGAGCAGCAGCGGCATCCACAGTGGGGAAACGCAGCCCCCCCAGCAGAGCTTCGTGAGGGTGGACCACCACCAGCGGCGGCCCATGTCCACTGACAGCCTGTTCGGGGAGATATACGACGACTCTGAGGATGAGGACGATGACGTGGGCTATGCTGACCCCGTCCAAGATGATCTCTACTCCCGCAAGATGGGCCTCAAACCCCAGCCTGTCGCCAAAATGTCTTATGACAAGTTCTTGCCAAAGTTCTGGACGCCCGAAGAAGACCTTCACATACAGAAGATCAAAATGGGCTCTCAGAGGAGACCCTGGTACAAGAAGATGCAAGGCTTCAG CTATAAGAAGTCGGGCTCTTCGTCAGATGACTCAGACTGTGACATCAGTCCTTGGCTCTCCTCTGCCCCCTCTCCCTCCggcccctctccctctcactcccacacacacgAGGCCCCGGCACACACCACCCTCGTTGTGGGGAAAAG TCCACATTTTCAAGCACACACTCCTCCACAGCTCCCCAAGATACAGTCCCCTCTGTTAGAGACCCCCCCTCTGGTGTTTGCCCCAGTGGACCCGGCCTCGGGTCCCAGACTGGTCAAAGGTGAGAGGTGGCCCCTCCTGGGGCGCCAAGACCCCCGGGAGCCCCCGGACTCCTTTGATTATGAGAGCATTTGCCCCGACTTGGAGAATGACGACATGTTTACCAGGCGAACCCTGGCCTTCCAGTCCAACACTGACTTGGCTATGATGAAGTCTCAGCTGCCCGCCAAACGCCGTCTCTACACGTCCGAGCCGCAGCTCAACATCATCACCCAGCGACACAGCAGCGTCAGCACCGATGAGAGCGATTTCCCTGATATCGAGGAGGACGATGTGGTATATCGTAAGGAGAAAACCCAGCAGGTTCAGCGGCCTCTCTCAGGAGCCCCCGACAACTACGCCCCTATGCCCATCCCAGAGCCGTGGGCTCTGCCTCCTGAGCTCAAGGCCAGACTCCTGTGCCCCCCATGTCCTCTGACCAAGGAGGCAGCAGCAGACAAACAGAATTTGACTGAGAAGGAGGAGACGCGTCCTAAAACGGATGACATGCTTGTGCGGAAACTTGGAGTTTGCTCTGACCAGAGCCAGAGCTCATCATCCAATCAGATGGCGCCCTCAGTACCTTCTTCCTGTAGCGAAGGTGACCTGCAGAGATGGCAGGCTATCAGGGTAGCCAGTCAGATAAGATATAAGAAGAGGCTCATGGTGGAGAGGCTGGCTGCTCTCAAGTTGTGA